In the genome of Aspergillus luchuensis IFO 4308 DNA, chromosome 2, nearly complete sequence, one region contains:
- a CDS encoding uncharacterized protein (COG:S;~EggNog:ENOG410Q1AY;~SECRETED:SignalP(1-22)), with the protein MVRQTTWILPLLLLQALPFAVTRPTAVNVDVQVPDADACADGQDCTMNIHGGKDDDDDDDDDITDQVRHKHHHKDQGDDDDDDDDGDWDSDSDSDSDSDDDSDSDSDSDSDEEDDHHHGNGCDNDNDNDNDNDNDVQTITVTTIEPGPTQVITVTTTTTESNTAGLIPPPTDCPVTTTATTTETATISIPGPAITSTTTATATATVTETESDIITATITDTSTITQPPVTTTETATSISTTTDTISFTITDTDTIIIPGPTITETDVLTATATVTITETETDTDTVTLPASTSTITLPASTSTVTATATVTTTDTTTCPTDTPGGDDNNTTGGTDYGQCSDPSISWQYGLDGRTEWSFITNNQVDFGHGSSTTIDTLMNFVCNRLISPCNAPQETIDACYAAEDQVNSSGLVGEDAADLWNELMA; encoded by the exons atggtCCGCCAAACAACCTGGATACTCcccctcctactcctccaGGCCCTCCCCTTCGCCGTGACGCGTCCTACAGCCGTGAACGTGGACGTGCAAGTGCCTGATGCAGACGCCTGTGCCGATGGTCAGGACTGTACTATGAACATCCACGGCGGaaaggatgacgatgatgatgatgatgacgatatcACAGACCAAGTCCGTCATAAACATCATCATAAAGAccagggtgatgatgatgatgatgatgacgatggagacTGGGATAGTGATAGTGATAGCGACAGCGATAGTGACGATGACTCTGACTCCGATTCTGATTCTGAttcagatgaagaagatgaccaccaccacggcaaCGGCtgcgacaacgacaacgacaacgacaacgacaacgacaacgacgTGCAGACCATCACCGTCACGACCATCGAGCCTGG CCCAACCCAAGTAATCACCGtaaccaccacaaccaccgaATCCAACACAGCCGGCCTGATCCCTCCACCAACCGACTGTCCAgtcacaacaacagcaacaacaacagaaaCAGCAACAATCTCAATCCCCGGCCCAGCCATCACCTCGACCACAaccgcaacagcaacagcaacagtgACAGAAACCGAATCGgacatcatcaccgccactATCACCGATACATCCACTATCACTCAACCCCCAGTGACCACTACAGAGACTGCCACATCAATCTCCACAACAACAGATACCatctccttcaccatcaccgacaCAGACACGATCATTATCCCGGGACCGACTATTACCGAGACGGATGTTTtgactgctactgctactgttACCAtcacagaaacagaaacagataCCGATACTGTAACCCTCCCtgcatctacatctacaaTCACCCTCCCTGCCTCTACATCTACAgtgacagcaacagcaacagtcaCCACAACAGACACAACAACCTGCCCCACCGATACCCCCGGCGGTgacgacaacaacaccaccggaGGTACCGACTACGGGCAATGTTCCGACCCCAGCATCTCCTGGCAATACGGCCTGGACGGCCGAACCGAATGGAGTTTCATCACGAACAACCAAGTGGATTTCGGGCATGGGAGTTCCACTACCATCGATACTTTGATGAACTTTGTGTGTAATCGGTTGATTAGTCCGTGTAATGCGCCCCAGGAGACGATTGATGCGTGCTATGCGGCTGAGGATCAGGTCAATAGTAGTGGGCTTGTTGGGGAGGATGCGGCGGATTTGTGGAATGAGTTGATGGCTTAG
- a CDS encoding uncharacterized protein (COG:S;~EggNog:ENOG410PZ09) — MLVFQMTHLWIPGLPYKKAPVADRFKSSAPFLSFPTAHTARFVFRRNYENTSSRSFQTVSPPRTVVRSLLPVSTGVRSLPRKSASPDVRSFAQLRQGSQLPVSVRPSTPSPASPPVPAATGAGRSLTGSVLSSRLEERRASRQARSRPWAATPKVEGHKKSPEGHRSTTRPSPRVERASGPYTRAIRSPHMAARTRRALRRIDEVLAKPALVKAGAGERKAKSVKSVRFGEDTIIPVSCWIVRREHVFPAPLAAMGHLQGWKVTPRAEPDEEGEMEKYTTYWGSDSYVMLDIHSASEPCGRDGCQYQRLASIAARRPGWGPATVFLAWNMLREKVRQRGGFRLCWRVSCCGIGGALCTEERILERGFPNHEGSRRTRRTRRTRRDDAERRPTDQRQRHQQDNDTDDDSDSDSDNDDTDSPEADWGWWWAIDNTTISTPPSTDDDDDDDDDDDTTTTDGATPGG; from the exons ATGCTA GTATTTCAGATGACTCACCTCTGGATACCTGGGTTGCCCTACAAGAAGGCTCCCGTAGCCGACCGGTTCAAGTCGAGTGCGCCATTTCTTTCGTTTCCCACGGCACACACGGCGCGCTTCGTCTTTCGCCGGAACTACGAGAACACCTCTTCCCGCTCCTTCCAGACAGTCTCGCCCCCCCGAACTGTCGTCCGCTCTCTCCTGCCAGTCTCGACTGGTGTCCGTTCCCTCCCCCGCAAGTCAGCTTCGCCTGACGTCCGTTCTTTTGCCCAGTTGCGACAGGGCTCGCAACTGCCGGTCTCCGTgagaccatccactccttccCCTGCTTCCCCACCTGTCCCAGCTGCCACTGGGGCAGGGCGTTCGCTAACAGGCTCCGTCCTTTCCTCTCGCTTGGAGGAAAGGCGGGCTTCTCGACAGGCACGCTCTCGGCCTTGGGCTGCTACACCCAAGGTCGAGGGGCACAAGAAGTCCCCCGAGGGACACCGGTCGACAACCCGCCCTTCCCCCCGAGTCGAACGAGCCTCTGGTCCGTACACCCGGGCTATTCGCAGCCCACATATGGCGGCACGTACTCGACGAGCGCTCAGGCGGATCGACGAGGTTCTTGCTAAGCCTGCCCTGGTCAAGGCTGGGGCGGGTGAACGTAAGGCCAAGTCCGTGAAGTCGGTTCGTTTCGGCGAGgacaccatcatccctgTGTCCTGTTGGATAGTTCGGCGCGAGCATGTCTTTCCTGCCCCACTGGCGGCCATGGGTCACCTGCAAGGTTGGAAAGTCACTCCTCGTGCGGAGCCagacgaggagggtgagatgGAAAAGTACACCACATACTGGGGTTCAGACTCATATGTGATGCTTGACATCCACTCTGCCTCGGAGCCATGCGGACGTGACGGATGCCAATACCAGCGCCTGGCTAGCATTGCTGCCAGGAGGCCAGGCTGGGGTCCGGCCACGGTCTTCTTGGCTTGGAACATGCTGAGAGAGAAGGTCCGGCAACGTGGTGGATTCCGGCT ATGCTGGCGTGTATCCTGCTGTGGTATTGGTGGCGCATTATGCACCGAAGAGAG GATTCTGGAGCGAGGGTTCCCTAACCACGAGGG CTCCCGACGAACGAGACGGACGAGACGGACGAGACGAGACGACGCCGAACGACGACCGACCGaccagcgacagcgacaTCAACAAGACAACGACACCGACGAcgacagcgacagcgacagcgacaacgacgacaccGATTCGCCGGAGGCCGATTGGGG atggtggtgggCCATCGACAATACGACAATATCGACGCCTCCTTCGacagacgacgacgacgacgacgacgacgacgacgacacgACGACAACCGACGGAGCTACACCGGGCGGCTAA
- a CDS encoding Ulp1 protease family protein (COG:O;~EggNog:ENOG410PHBA;~InterPro:IPR003653,IPR038765;~MEROPS:MER0064210;~PFAM:PF02902;~go_function: GO:0008234 - cysteine-type peptidase activity [Evidence IEA];~go_process: GO:0006508 - proteolysis [Evidence IEA]), whose protein sequence is MRDGGLGKLQRRMRRFGDTLNPDDAYLSYHDVRLTRGDMQSLKNDWLTDNVISFWEEYLEHEFLVQYRSSNIVLLRPSMSFMILQTPNPHSLREALPDFSRTTHVFLPINDCRNVTEAEGGTHWSLLLISIVDGIAFHYDSLPPGNFWEARTVTMKFAALLGRPINYVHLEDSPVQENGSDCGVFVCLSMRHLLLKRLLTANANEKVSMSLGGRKVDARSGRKEMAKIIEGFRKEGERRRSASLSPLGKKSTSPPRIE, encoded by the exons ATGCGTGACGGCGGCCTGGGAAAGTTACAAAGGAGGATGAGACGATTTGGCGACACT TTGAACCCAGATGATGCGTATCTAAGTT ATCATGATGTCCGAT TAACACGAGGGGACATGCAGTCGCTGAAGAATGACTGGCTGACCGACAAT GTCATCTCTTTCTGGGAGGA ATACCTTGAACACGAATTTCTCGTCCAATATAGGTCCTCCAACATCGTCCTCCTTCGACCGAGCATGTCATTCATGATCCTGCAAACGCCAAACCCACATTCTCTGCGTGAAGCGCTCCCCGATTTTTCTCGAACTACGCATGTCTTCCTCCCGATCAACGATTGTCGCAATGTCACGGAAGCAGAGGGAGGCACACACTGGtcattattattgatttCGATTGTGGACGGGATAGCGTTTCACTATGATTCGCTGCCACCGGGCAATTTCTGGGAAGCCCGGACGGTGACAATGAAATTCGCGGCACTGCTTGGACGACCCATCAACTATGTTCATTTGGAGGATTCGCCAGTACAAGAGAACGGGAGCGACTGTGGCGTGTTCGTCTGTTTGAGCATGCGCCATTTGTTACTGAAGAGATTGCTCACTGCCAACGCCAATGAGAAGGTCAGCATGAGTCTTGGTGGGCGCAAGGTTGATGCTCGGTCGGGACGCAAGGAAATGGCCAAGATTATTGAAGGCTTCCGGAAGGAGGGCGAAAGACGAAGATC AGCGAGTCTAAGCCCCCTTGGCAAGAAGTCGACCAGTCCTCCACGGATCGAATGA
- a CDS encoding putative Rho guanyl nucleotide exchange factor (COG:T;~EggNog:ENOG410PH75;~InterPro:IPR000219,IPR004148,IPR027267,IPR035899, IPR001331;~PFAM:PF00621;~go_component: GO:0005737 - cytoplasm [Evidence IEA];~go_function: GO:0005085 - guanyl-nucleotide exchange factor activity [Evidence IEA];~go_function: GO:0005515 - protein binding [Evidence IEA];~go_process: GO:0035556 - intracellular signal transduction [Evidence IEA]), with amino-acid sequence MSEGDVEHVSGLFDGSPRQFQRLSSQSTTDYFYDALSNGSREDHLAALSSTPVPLSGKAYPTQPGLTSLQPFPTPTSIPPAGHPNSYDRSSPDPDDYYRPHLPTVAANDEQDLDLSGGHPMVEVGSDAAADNHPPKPFQRVSSVPIHLLESTNTSLGQYRSASDSSYKGVGHEPAWGSSVRASAARSGQTSFKDLINKFNNNVDQVLPVPSTSSVRSRVTSRAASPTSPTQYSQTRALPRQRETPNLSSRPQSGHWQPRSVFDTESSSDLLADSLRTASIDDNHSSNFASSDAIPRRPTLGEPLRIDTSPQIPGYGTSSTVRRRGSDGIIPSPNPAFLDPFDPSAGVTPLTPTAWYLGRTPFLESVSTGSNTNTHRRTKSDIPGNWSVDVGANPPDSHMAVPAPLQANSQACPDNSPHTPKSRIPISSHRLNSPSVSDESPPPSRAGTHSGNRPAVQVHLPPKGTSRLPKPSPKSPRDMPKNDQLPGYAASPRAKREMAHGRSRQQLPERNALLEAYIAAPPPKKSPPLRSSRPRQPIAHTQSSRSKVVETVSNFQRQINRDREYRNSRARERRLPELGHVDFATRRQKIQQAFNRTVEENERKEEKAAELRRQANAQEDKLEFARASTPEPPQPTESQVQPSPHAEDSATVIEEAAEAPTEEVDQVPETKDSRPLPELHVDTDIPTTLENVDGASDAHLMTMDSPTLGHAAITERDLTYEPKSHAPPASDVTSESNETHVTAFDTEPQVELSRQDLHTSHRTLLSQIMNIRESSPSSSSCDEQECSFSENDERDALPTRLRNAFAFDDQADSSDNPESCDIYMRHGPMNGETSNRWSMSSWSSSLRNQHSVDEQCDNSGDDFSQLQQCTEDSEVATQSCSASSSTPSITDHQILRSASPKKGSANDGRQEAISHPNGFAFSNASSLARLGGWDSKRVGQLYLQELANGRSHGLPLPAIRASPEPSQTYSDKKADQGSDSLTDDPVVVSRIRDPPALERPGHTASLVLRDDWEHASPSIMDWMQVAAAEDESALQAQNGDTGPVHDSATTPRLVTPNHQSSCSEEADEGLGLAIKVHQPQELDSHEKQLPSVPEPPDEDIQTLNVAPQQRMQPPSNVNVTEQRLSTIISGIFAPLDPVQSTGSSEDSSLRRLDPIPSPQTFDSSSTSLVPSTSEPSRLKAQSPSPEQRRLKKRRHVIKELVDTEYTFGRDMKVVDDIYKGTSSSCLDLSSEDVKILFANSDQVVQFSMAFQDALKEAAKSVYVMPKSQRWSSKRSARHHASRTDSENSSTAGISDLDKDKMTYIGQAFMNQMSYMEKVYADYLKNHDAANKKLQTLQRNPKVAIWLKECRDWASDLTTAWDLDSLLVKPVQRILKYPLLLAELLDSTPDDHPDHPALVNALEEVTNISVRINEMKKRADLVGQVVGRKRKESDVRAGLSKAFGRRTEKLRQQVGLSDMVEDKEYDTLAQKFGDNFFQLQLVMRDAEMYTREVQTSMDGFNEFVEAIQGFVNVSPSNYAELEGRWRELKTSVAEIMTVALPEHIAVVRKSVIDPMVTLLKLHDGPQRVMRKRDKRLMDYARFKGAKERGDKPDKKTTEQGEQFVALNETLKDELPKLYALTAKLMEACLKNFVHIQTTWFRQLQHKLGSLFESFPEDIQKIVEDWSCNFNFSESQVLSLGICNGSLLADTVNLVNFNTPSTGATISSPRRPSTVNSVSTRVGSTMEDSPKVSQEFGNGSHSFHSPNFDTQSQVSTGRHRADSTFSGRTGHETAEIPRSQMLQQITSASTASVPASTSTTEAFPSLPRLSLDSPFLVDVIGPSSDGNDGAKAEELPMSPDGRYSGFFSSAMPMSDNPQDNAPTHNEPPHEPAVLFLAASIYEFNIDRARREAGYPYLTYVVGEIFDVIAEKGELWLAKNQDDPTHQVGWIWNKHFAKLSA; translated from the exons ATGTCCGAGGGTGATGTCGAGCACGTTTCTGGCCTCTTTGACGGCAGTCCCCGTCAGTTCCAGCGCCTATCCTCCCAAAGCACCACCGACTATTTCTATGACGCCCTGTCGAATGGCTCTCGCGAAGACCATCTAGCCGCCCTGTCCTCCACTCCTGTTCCTCTGTCCGGTAAAGCGTATCCCACTCAGCCGGGTCTCACAAGCCTGCAACCTTTCCCTACACCTACCAGCATACCCCCCGCAGGTCATCCCAACAGTTACGATCGCTCTTCTCCTGATCCAGACGACTATTATCGCCCACACCTGCCCACCGTGGCCGCAAACGACGAGCAAGATCTCGACCTGAGCGGCGGTCATCCCATGGTGGAAGTGGGCAGCGACGCAGCCGCAGATAACCACCCCCCGAAACCTTTCCAACGTGTCTCTTCAGTACCGATACACTTGCTCGAATCCACGAATACTAGTTTGGGCCAGTATCGTTCCGCTTCCGATTCATCATACAAAGGTGTTGGGCACGAACCTGCCTGGGGATCATCGGTGCGGGCCTCGGCGGCGAGATCGGGGCAGACATCCTTCAAAGATCTTATCAACAAATTCAACAACAACGTCGACCAAGTCCTTCCCGTTCCTTCCACATCCTCAGTCCGGTCGCGGGTAACCTCGAGAGCTGCCAGCCCGACCAGTCCTACCCAGTATTCGCAAACTAGAGCCCTCCCTCGCCAGCGCGAAACACCCAACCTTTCGTCGAGGCCACAGTCTGGCCACTGGCAACCTAGGAGTGTATTCGACACAGAGTCCTCGTCAGACCTTCTTGCAGATTCACTCAGGACGGCTAGCATTGATGACAATCATTCGAGTAACTTCGCTTCATCAGACGCGATCCCACGACGACCTACCCTTGGCGAACCGCTTCGAATTGACACGAGTCCGCAGATTCCTGGATATGGAACTTCGTCGACGGTACGGCGGCGAGGTTCTGACGGGATCATTCCTAGCCCGAATCCAGCTTTCCTAGACCCTTTCGATCCGTCGGCTGGTGTGACGCCGCTGACACCCACTGCGTGGTACCTAGGACGCACACCATTTTTGGAGTCCGTCAGTACAGGGTCAAATACAAACACTCACCGGAGGACGAAGAGTGATATTCCTGGAAATTGGTCGGTCGACGTGGGAGCGAACCCTCCCGACTCCCACATGGCGGTCCCGGCCCCCTTGCAGGCCAATTCCCAAGCATGCCCAGACAACAGCCCGCATACCCCAAAATCACGCATTCCGATTTCATCCCACCGCTTGAACTCGCCTTCCGTTTCAGACGagtctcctcccccttcaagAGCCGGCACTCATTCCGGAAACCGTCCTGCCGTTCAAGTCCATCTGCCACCAAAAGGCACCAGCCGCCTTCCCAAACCCTCGCCCAAATCCCCGCGTGATATGCCGAAAAATGATCAACTACCAGGTTATGCTGCATCACCACGCGCAAAGCGGGAAATGGCTCATGGTCGGTCGCGCCAGCAGCTTCCTGAAAGAAATGCGCTATTAGAAGCCTACATTGCCGCTCCTCCCCCGAAAAAGTCACCCCCTCTACGCAGCTCCCGACCACGCCAGCCTATAGCACATACTCAATCGTCTCGTTCGAAAGTCGTCGAAACGGTATCAAACTTTCAGAGGCAGATCAACCGCGATCGGGAATACAGGAACTCCAGGGCGCGCGAACGAAGATTGCCGGAGCTCGGCCATGTCGACTTCGCGACTAGACGACAGAAGATACAACAGGCTTTCAACCGTACCGTCGAGGAGAATGAgcgaaaagaggagaaagctgCTGAACTCAGACGTCAAGCAAATGCCCAGGAAGACAAGCTTGAATTCGCTCGCGCATCCACCCCTGAACCACCGCAACCCACGGAGAGTCAAGTACAGCCTTCTCCCCACGCCGAGGATAGCGCGACCGTCATTGAGGAGGCAGCAGAAGCCCCGACTGAGGAGGTAGACCAGGTACCCGAAACGAAGGACTCTCGGCCACTTCCCGAGCTCCATGTCGACACGGACATCCCTACTACACTGGAGAATGTAGACGGCGCTTCTGATGCACACCTAATGACCATGGATTCCCCAACTCTGGGACACGCAGCGATAACAGAAAGGGACTTGACATATGAGCCCAAGTCTCACGCTCCCCCCGCGTCTGATGTTACCTCGGAGTCTAACGAGACCCATGTGACTGCTTTCGATACCGAGCCCCAAGTTGAGCTGTCACGACAAGACCTACATACTTCTCACAGGACTCTGTTGAGTCAGATCATGAACATTCGCGAGTCCAGTCCAAGCAGCTCGTCATGCGATGAGCAGGAGTGTAGCTTCTCCGAGAACGATGAGAGGGATGCGTTGCCTACGAGGTTAAGAAACGCTTTCGCTTTCGATGATCAAGCAGACAGCAGCGATAACCCGGAGTCATGTGATATTTACATGCGACATGGTCCGATGAACGGCGAGACATCTAACCGTTGGAGCATGAGTTCTTGGTCTTCATCCCTTCGCAATCAGCACTCCGTCGACGAGCAATGCGACAACAGTGGAGATGACTTCTCCCAGCTACAACAGTGCACTGAGGACAGTGAGGTCGCGACCCAGTCCTGCTCTGCATCTTCTAGCACCCCATCAATAACCGACCATCAAATACTGCGCTCCGCATCTCCAAAGAAGGGAAGCGCGAATGATGGGAGACAAGAAGCGATATCTCACCCGAATGGCTTTGCATTCTCTAACGCTTCCAGCTTAGCAAGACTAGGAGGCTGGGATTCGAAGAGGGTTGGACAACTCTATCTGCAGGAGCTGGCAAATGGCAGGAGTCATGGGCTTCCGTTGCCAGCAATCCGCGCCTCTCCGGAGCCATCACAGACATACTCGGACAAGAAGGCAGATCAGGGATCCGACAGTCTAACTGATGACCCGGTTGTTGTATCTCGTATACGGGACCCTCCTGCTTTGGAACGGCCGGGACATACAGCAAGTCTAGTTTTGCGTGACGACTGGGAGCATGCCTCCCCTTCGATCATGGACTGGATGCaagtggctgctgctgaggatgaGTCTGCTTTGCAGGCACAAAATGGCGACACAGGTCCTGTACATGATAGTGCTACAACTCCCCGGCTGGTTACCCCGAATCATCAAAGTTCCTGTTCAGAAGAGGCCGATGAAGGATTAGGTCTGGCTATCAAGGTGCACCAGCCTCAAGAGCTTGACTCCCACGAGAAGCAGTTGCCGTCGGTCCCTGAGCCACCAGACGAAGACATACAGACCTTGAATGTCGCCCCGCAACAGCGAATGCAACCGCCTTCAAATGTCAATGTTACAGAGCAACGCCTAAGTACTATCATATCTGGCATCTTCGCGCCATTGGATCCTGTTCAAAGCACCGGTAGTAGCGAGGATTCCTCTCTTCGCAGGCTGGACCCTATACCGTCTCCCCAAACATTCGACTCGTCTTCCACATCGCTGGTCCCTTCAACATCAGAGCCATCCCGTCTAAAAGCAcaatctccatctccagagcAACGTCGTCTTAAAAAGCGCCGGCATGTGATCAAGGAACTTGTCGATACAGAGTACACTTTCGGACGAGACATGAAAGTCGTCGACGATATCTACAAAGGAACCTCGAGTTCTTGTTTAGATCTTTCCTCGGAGGACGTCAAGATTCTATTTGCGAATTCCGATCAGGTTGTGCAATTCTCGATGGCGTTCCAAGATGCACTGAAGGAGGCAGCTAAGAGCGTTTACGTGATGCCCAAGTCCCAACGCTGGAGTAGCAAGCGTAGTGCCCGCCATCACGCTTCTAGGACTGATTCCGAGAATTCGAGCACGGCGGGCATATCCGACCTGGACAAAGATAAGATGACATACATTGGTCAAGCCTTCATGAATCAAATGAGCTACATGGAGAAGGTCTATGCGGATTATTTGAAAAATCATGATGCTGCTAATAAGAAGCTCCAGACACTGCAGCGCAACCCTAAGGTTGCTATCTGGCTCAAAGAGTGCCGAGACTGGGCTTCAGACCTAACGACAGCGTGGGACTTGGATTCTCTCCTGGTGAAGCCAGTGCAAAGAATTCTGAAATATCCCCTTCTGTTGGCCGAACTGCTCGACTCCACGCCCGACGACCATCCCGACCACCCGGCACTTGTCAATGCCCTAGAGGAAGTCACTAATATCTCTGTGCGTATCAACGAGATGAAGAAACGGGCAGACCTGGTGGGGCAGGTGGTCGGCCGCAAACGCAAAGAGTCCGATGTGAGGGCGGGCCTGTCCAAGGCTTTCGGTCGACGTACCGAGAAGTTGAGGCAGCAGGTCGGCCTCTCTGACATGGTCGAGGACAAGGAATACGATACACTGGCCCAGAAGTTTGGAGACAACTTCTTCCAATTGCAACTTGTCATGCGCGACGCCGAAATGTATACACGCGAGGTGCAGACCTCCATGGACGGATTCAATGAATTCGTTGAGGCGATCCAAGGTTTCGTCAATGTTTCGCCATCTAACTATGCAGAGTTGGAAGGAAGGTGGCGTGAGTTGAAGACCTCTGTTGCGGAGATAATGACTGTGGCGTTGCCTGAACAC ATTGCGGTTGTCCGAAAGAGTGTCATTGACCCGATGGTCACGTTGCTCAAGCTCCACGATGGTCCTCAACGAGTAATGAGAAAGCGCGATAAGCGCCTCATGGACTATGCCCGCTTCAAAGGCGCGAAAGAGCGGGGTGACAAGCCTGATAAGAAGACTACCGAACAAGGAGAGCAATTTGTGGCGCTCAACGAGACCCTTAAGGATGAGCTTCCAAAGCTCTACGCCCTGACTGCCAAATTGATGGAGGCGTGTCTCAAAAACTTCGTGCACATACAGACTACTTGGTTCCGGCAACTACAGCACAAGCTTGGTTCTCTATTCGAGTCATTCCCGGAAGACATCCAGAAGATCGTGGAAGACTGGTCCTGCAATTTCAACTTCTCTGAATCGCAGGTCCTATCACTGGGCATCTGCAATGGCTCCCTACTTGCTGATACTGTCAACCTTGTCAACTTCAACACGCCTTCAACAGGAGCCACCATCAGCTCGCCGCGGCGGCCTTCTACGGTCAATAGTGTTAGTACACGCGTGGGATCGACAATGGAGGATTCGCCCAAGGTGTCTCAAGAGTTTGGCAATGGCAGTCATTCGTTCCACTCGCCCAACTTTGATACTCAATCTCAGGTATCCACTGGCCGCCACCGGGCAGATTCCACCTTTTCGGGCCGTACGGGGCATGAGACGGCCGAAATCCCACGAAGTcagatgctgcagcagaTCACTAGCGCTTCAACCGCGTCTGTGCCAGCttcaacctccaccaccgaggCATTCCCAAGCCTACCCCGGCTCAGTCTCGACTCACCCTTCCTGGTGGACGTTATTGGTCCTTCGAGTGATGGGAACGATGGCGCAAAGGCCGAGGAGCTTCCCATGTCTCCTGATGGACGGTACTCGGGATTCTTCTCATCAGCGATGCCAATGTCAGACAACCCGCAGGATAACGCACCAACTCATAACGAACCTCCCCATGAGCCAGcggtcctcttcctcgcggCAAGCATCTATGAGTTCAATATCGACCGCGCACGACGCGAGGCTGGCTATCCTTACCTGACGTATGTGGTCGGTGAGATTTTTGATGTCATTGCGGAGAAAGGAGAGCTCTGGCTAGCCAAAAATCAGGACGACCCTACCCATCAGGTTGGATGGATTTGGAATAAGCACTTTGCAAAGCTTTCAGCCTGA